Proteins from a single region of Spirosoma agri:
- a CDS encoding ABC transporter permease, with protein MIRNHFKIAWRNLLHQKLYSLITIGSLTIAITAVLLIMMWIQNELRFDAYQPNADRTFLVTNQEQTDITQSTLWEHSPYPLAATMTRQFPEVELVAQMARSQPNEVNLQVSDRIFTQDYVAYVDDNWFKLFQYEVLEGTLAMFSAHPHSLILTESKAKTLFGLTQVAGHRVRIDSTDYLVKAVIKDNPVNSSFQFEVILPLVSTLNTQLKRDEANNWLYPTHRTFVRLQPHTNVALTARKITQLYEAHRDKKNLTAGLLPVQELHFQNGFKVSAFAHGDRTTVTIFILLATLLLLTACINYVNLSVARTSVRSKEIGVRKIVGASRVQLFWQIIAECILTSGLALGLAQVLVSASLPAFNQFVDRTFSFNPMEWHTAGLLLGCWVAMLLLISVYPALLLSSINPLHLFRGSVFFRVKSSSFRQVLTTSQFGLAVVMILGTIGIYRQLWFMQTQHKGYDRRQLFTVQVPREQVTISSFDESKAYHQRLESRLQLLKQDLQAQSPIKEVVRMNMTSVVDNGYTTSGGIDWDGRPANFQPAYISYAADEDLNKVMPFDFSEGRWFDPQLRSDQDNVVLNETAVKQFGLTSPVVGKRFNQGKIIGVVRDFYHQNLHEKIAPVIIRTNLPNQASFLIETRSGQVSEALETTLASFRKQFPHESLIYTFTDQEFDKLYRDDQKALKFTLWFCGLSILIACMGLLAMMTFAIEQRQKEIGVRKVLGASVRSIVMLLSNDFLRQMAIAIVLASPIAMYCLNRWLERFAYRITPEWWMVVLAGLLATSVALLTISVQSVKAATTNPVKTLRRE; from the coding sequence ATGATCCGCAATCACTTTAAAATAGCCTGGCGCAATTTGCTGCATCAGAAGCTCTATAGCCTGATTACGATTGGCAGCTTAACTATTGCGATCACCGCCGTGCTGCTGATCATGATGTGGATACAAAATGAGCTACGGTTCGATGCGTACCAGCCCAACGCTGATCGCACGTTTCTGGTTACCAATCAGGAGCAGACCGACATTACGCAGAGTACTCTTTGGGAACACAGCCCTTATCCGCTGGCCGCTACCATGACCCGGCAATTTCCTGAGGTTGAACTGGTTGCCCAGATGGCCCGATCTCAACCCAACGAGGTCAATTTGCAGGTCAGTGACCGAATCTTTACCCAGGACTATGTTGCCTACGTTGATGACAATTGGTTCAAGCTTTTCCAATACGAAGTCCTGGAAGGAACGTTAGCGATGTTCTCCGCTCATCCGCATAGTCTAATCTTGACTGAATCGAAAGCTAAAACTCTTTTCGGGCTCACTCAGGTGGCGGGACATCGTGTGCGCATTGATTCGACTGATTACCTTGTAAAAGCCGTTATCAAAGACAACCCCGTCAACTCCAGCTTTCAGTTTGAAGTTATCCTTCCTCTGGTCTCCACACTCAATACTCAACTGAAACGGGACGAAGCCAATAACTGGCTGTACCCGACTCATCGCACCTTTGTCCGGTTGCAACCTCACACGAATGTGGCGCTTACCGCCCGGAAAATTACCCAATTGTATGAGGCTCATCGCGACAAAAAAAATTTAACGGCTGGTCTTTTACCAGTGCAGGAACTGCATTTTCAGAATGGATTTAAAGTCTCTGCTTTTGCCCACGGTGATCGTACCACCGTAACGATTTTCATACTTCTGGCTACCCTGCTGCTACTTACTGCCTGTATCAACTACGTGAATTTGTCGGTGGCCCGAACTAGTGTACGCTCGAAGGAAATTGGTGTCCGGAAAATAGTCGGTGCCAGTCGCGTACAGCTATTCTGGCAGATCATCGCCGAATGTATCCTGACGAGTGGCCTTGCTTTGGGACTAGCTCAGGTGTTGGTGTCGGCCAGTTTGCCCGCCTTCAACCAATTTGTAGACCGTACCTTTTCATTCAATCCCATGGAATGGCATACGGCTGGTCTTTTGCTGGGCTGCTGGGTAGCTATGCTGCTCCTGATCAGTGTTTATCCTGCTCTGCTGCTGTCTTCGATCAATCCGCTCCACCTTTTTCGAGGTAGCGTCTTTTTTCGGGTAAAATCGTCTTCATTCCGGCAGGTTCTGACGACCAGCCAATTTGGATTGGCTGTAGTGATGATTCTGGGCACCATTGGTATATACCGGCAGCTCTGGTTCATGCAAACCCAGCATAAGGGCTATGATCGCCGTCAGTTGTTTACTGTACAGGTACCGAGGGAACAGGTGACTATTTCCAGTTTTGACGAATCGAAGGCTTACCACCAACGGCTCGAATCGCGTTTGCAGCTCCTGAAACAAGATCTTCAGGCTCAATCCCCTATCAAGGAGGTGGTCCGAATGAATATGACATCGGTGGTGGATAACGGCTATACAACCTCGGGCGGTATCGACTGGGACGGTCGTCCGGCGAATTTTCAGCCCGCGTACATTTCTTACGCAGCCGATGAAGATCTCAATAAGGTAATGCCGTTTGACTTTAGTGAAGGCCGCTGGTTCGATCCTCAGCTGCGTTCGGATCAGGACAACGTCGTCCTTAACGAAACTGCCGTAAAGCAGTTCGGCCTGACTTCACCCGTGGTCGGCAAACGGTTCAATCAGGGAAAAATCATTGGGGTGGTGAGGGATTTCTATCACCAGAATCTGCACGAAAAGATAGCGCCGGTGATTATTCGAACCAATTTGCCGAATCAGGCTTCTTTTTTAATTGAAACCCGTTCGGGTCAGGTTTCAGAAGCTCTGGAAACGACATTGGCCAGCTTTCGGAAACAGTTCCCCCACGAGTCGCTGATTTACACGTTTACGGATCAGGAATTTGATAAACTCTACCGGGACGATCAGAAAGCCCTGAAATTTACCTTATGGTTTTGCGGTTTGAGCATTTTGATCGCGTGCATGGGTTTGCTGGCGATGATGACTTTTGCCATCGAACAGCGCCAGAAAGAAATTGGGGTACGCAAAGTGCTGGGAGCATCTGTCCGGAGTATTGTAATGCTTTTGTCGAATGATTTCCTGAGGCAGATGGCCATTGCGATTGTCCTCGCGTCGCCAATCGCCATGTATTGTCTGAACCGATGGTTAGAACGTTTCGCCTATAGAATTACGCCGGAGTGGTGGATGGTCGTGTTAGCGGGTTTGCTGGCAACCAGTGTCGCGTTGCTAACGATCTCGGTTCAATCGGTGAAAGCCGCAACGACTAATCCTGTCAAGACGTTGCGCCGGGAATGA